The following DNA comes from Spirulina major PCC 6313.
GGGGCAGTGGACGAAAAAATAAACAGTCTTGCCTTCGATGAGCCATTGCGCCACTTGATGAACCCAAAAATTTTGGGTGATTTCGTTGTATTGCGGGTCGGGATGGGTGATCCAGCGGATCAAGACGATGGGGGCGGGGCAGTGGGGGAGAACGGGAAGATCGGGTTTGTGGTTGCGGGATCGGGCTTGGGGGTTGTCGGGGCAGCGGTAGATGGGGCGGGTGTCGAGGCAGACCGGGGTGATCGCGTCGAGGAGGGGAGCGAGGCGATCGCGCCCTGTTGGGGTGAACCAGTCCGGGTGACGCAGTTCGAGGCCAAGGGGATGATCCGTGGGGAGGGCGGCGAAAAATTGGGCGAGATCGTCGCTGTGGGCGGGGCTGTAACTGGGGGGAAGTTGGGCGAACACGGGGCCGAGGCGATCGCCCAATCCAGTTTTTAAATGGTTCAGAAATGCGATCGCGCCCTCGATCTGTCCCATGAGCGGCCCCTGATGGGTGACAGTTTTGGGAAATTTTGGGCAGAATTTAAACCCCGGCGGCATGGTGTCGCGCCAACGGTGCAGCGTTGCCGCATCAGGAACAGCGTAAAAAGTGGTATTACCCTCAACGGCGATGAAGCGATCGCAATACAAGGGCAAAAACTCCCGCGCCGGAGCCTTGGCCGGATAGAACGACCCCACCCAGCCGGGAAACGCCCACACGGCACAACCGAGATAAAATTGCCCCACGTTTTGCCCCTGACTCATCAACTCTCACCCCAAACGTCCAGCTAAAACGGTACAATAAACCGGAAATATTGGCTTGTCTTGACTATGATGCTTGATGTCAACAGTCCCCAGTTTATCGCCCTCA
Coding sequences within:
- a CDS encoding DUF72 domain-containing protein encodes the protein MSQGQNVGQFYLGCAVWAFPGWVGSFYPAKAPAREFLPLYCDRFIAVEGNTTFYAVPDAATLHRWRDTMPPGFKFCPKFPKTVTHQGPLMGQIEGAIAFLNHLKTGLGDRLGPVFAQLPPSYSPAHSDDLAQFFAALPTDHPLGLELRHPDWFTPTGRDRLAPLLDAITPVCLDTRPIYRCPDNPQARSRNHKPDLPVLPHCPAPIVLIRWITHPDPQYNEITQNFWVHQVAQWLIEGKTVYFFVHCPQEEHSPHTARQFYHQLQAIAPHLPPLPWDTLPEPPQQLSLF